A stretch of Triticum aestivum cultivar Chinese Spring chromosome 1D, IWGSC CS RefSeq v2.1, whole genome shotgun sequence DNA encodes these proteins:
- the LOC123181622 gene encoding expansin-B4 has protein sequence MGSLPLPSLAVLAALLCFLAVGGAVDLNTTDPSPFDVDLNATDATKYWGPWTPARATWYGQPNGAGPDDNGGACGFKHTNQYPFASMTSCGNQPLFKDGKGCGSCYKIRCRKDMSCSGRTETVIITDMNYYPVAPFHFDLSGTAFGRLAKPGLNDRLRHSGIIDIEFTRVPCEFPGLKIGFHVEEYSNPVYFAVLVEYEDGDGDVVQVDLMESRGPGGGKWTRMRESWGSVWRLDSNHRLQAPFSIRIRNESGKTLVANKVIPANWRPNTFYRSFVQYS, from the exons ATgggctccctccccctcccctccctcgcCGTGCTCGCGGCGCTTCTCTGCTTCCTCGCCGTCGGCGGCGCCGTGGACCTCAACACCACCGACCCCTCCCCCTTCGACGTCGACCTGAACGCCACCGACGCCACCAAGTACTGGGGCCCCTGGACCCCGGCCAGGGCGACTTGGTACGGCCAGCCCAACGGCGCCGGCCCCGACGACAACG GCGGTGCCTGCGGCTTCAAGCACACCAACCAGTACCCGTTCGCGTCCATGACCTCCTGCGGCAACCAGCCATTGTTCAAGGACGGCAAGGGGTGCGGCTCATGCTACAAG ATCAGATGCAGGAAGGACATGTCCTGCTCCGGCAGGACGGAGACGGTGATCATCACCGACATGAACTACTACCCGGTGGCGCCCTTCCACTTCGACCTCAGCGGCACGGCGTTCGGCAGGCTCGCCAAGCCCGGCCTCAACGACAGGCTCCGCCACTCCGGCATCATCGACATCGAGTTCACACG GGTGCCGTGTGAGTTCCCGGGGCTGAAGATCGGGTTCCACGTGGAGGAGTACTCGAACCCCGTCTACTTCGCGGTGCTGGTGGAGTAcgaggacggcgacggcgacgtggTGCAGGTGGACCTCATGGAGTCGCGGGGGCCGGGCGGCGGCAAGTGGACGAGGATGAGGGAGTCGTGGGGCTCCGTGTGGCGCCTCGACTCCAACCACCGCCTCCAGGCGCCCTTCTCCATCCGCATCCGCAACGAGTCCGGCAAGACGCTCGTCGCCAACAAGGTCATCCCGGCCAACTGGAGGCCCAACACCTTCTACCGCTCCTTCGTGCAGTACAGCTGA